The nucleotide window ATGCAAGGCCTCGCCTCCTCGCCTAAAATTTTGCGTGATGCCGGTGCGCCCGACGCAGATTTATTAATTGCCGTAACCAGTTCTGACGAAATTAACATGGTTGCCTGCCAAATTGCCTATACCTTATTTAATACGCCCACCAAAATTGCCCGTATTCGTAACAGTGAGTACTTGAAAGAAAAAGAAAAATTATTTTCTACCGATGCCTTTCCGATTGATCACATTATTTCTCCGGAAAATTTGGTCACGCAGGATATTGTCCGTTTAATTAGCTATCCCGGTGCATTACAGGTGGCGTATCTTGCGAAAGATAAGATCAGTTTGGTTGTGGTGAAAGCCTATTACGGTGGGCCGTTGGTGGGGTATTCCATTTCCACACTAAAAGAACATTTGCCGCACATTGATTGCCGTATCGTATCGATTTTGCGCCAAGATAAAGTCATTCGCCCACAGGGCTCAACAATCATTGAAGCTGGCGATGAAGTTACCTTTATTTGTGCTACCGTACACATTAAAGCGGTCATGAGTGAACTGCAACGCCTCGAAAAACCCTATAAGCGCGTGATGATTGTCAGTGGTGGGAATATCGGTGCCGGCGTGGCAAAACAATTGGAAGCCCATTGCTCGGTGAAACTCATTGAACGAAATGCCGAACGGGCAACCGCGCTGGCAGAAAAATTGTCAAAAACCTTAGTGTTTCACGGAGATGCCTCCGATCAAAACCTATTATTTGAAGAACATATTGAAAACATTGACGTGTTCCTTTCCCTTTCAAGTGACGATGAAGCGAATATTATGTCGGCCTTGCTTGCCAAGCGTCTTGGTGCGAAGAAAGCGATGGTATTAATTCAGCGTATGGCCTATATCAATTTGATTCAAGGCGGTACCATTGATATTGCCATTTCGCCACAGCAAGCCACGATTTCAGCCTTGCTAGGTCATGTCCGCAAAGGAGATGTGGCAAACGTCGTGTCTTTACGCCATGGTTTGGCAGAGGCATTAGAAATTGTGGTTCATGGCGATGAAAACACCTCCAATGTCATTGGCCGTGAAATAGGATCGCTGAAACTGCCGACCGGGACCTTAATCGGTGCTATTTTGCGTGACAATGATGTGATTATCGGCAACAGCCAAACGCTGATTCAAGAGGGCGATCATGTCATCGTGTATTTAAGTGAGAAAAAATACATTTCTGATGTGGAGAAATTATTCCAACCGAGTGCGTTCTTTATTTAAACAAGAAAAAATTGTGCTTCGGGCATAAACTGCCTATAATGTGCGCCTTTTCAACCCGTAGGGAGAATAGCCCTACGTATTTTCATGACTATGAGGAGATTGCTATGAGTTTTATTAAAGAGTTCCGCGAATTTGCTATGCGCGGTAACGTTGTTGATATGGCTGTCGGTGTGATCATCGGTGGCGCATTTGGGAAGATTGTCAGCTCATTAGTGGCAGATGTTTTTATGCCGGTATTGGGTATTTTAACCGGTGGCGTGGATTTTAAAGATCTTAAAATCACGCTCGCCGATGCTGTGGGAGAAACCCCGGCAGTGACATTAAATTACGGTGTGTTTATTCAAAACGTTTTTGATTTCATCATTATCGCATTTGCAATTTTCATGATGATTAAAGCGTTAAATAAACTGAAAAAACCGGAAGAGAAAGTCAAAGAATTGACCGGCGAAGAAAAATTATTAACCGAAATTCGCGATTTATTGAAAAAATAAGAAACATCACATCAAAATCTTCTCCTTGTGAGAAGATTTTTCTTTTTATTCCTGTATCATATTTGCACTCGCCCATCCCATTTTTAACAAGGAATCTCTATGAGTCATTTAGATGAATTAAAAGCCGAAACCCGAGACATTATTACTGATTTATTAAATGACGGCAGCGATCCGGATGCGCTGTATATTATTGAACACCATATTTCTCATCATGACTTCGATAAATTAGAAAAAATTGTCATGGAGGCGTTTAAAGCCGGCTATGAAGTGTCCGAAGCGGAAGAGTTTGAAGAAGAAAATGGCAAAGCGGTATTCTGTTGCGATATTATCAGCGAAGTGGAACTGAAACCGGAAATCATTGATGCACAACAAAAAGAATTATTGCCACTGTTAGAAAAATATAAAGGCAACTATGACGGTTGGGGCACTTATTTTGAAGATCCGAATGCAGAAGAAGATGAATACGGCGATGATGGCGAGTTTTTTGATGATGAAGATGACTTAGATGATGACGAAGAAGCGTTCATTAAGCATTAAAAAAACAGTCGTAAAAACAACCGCACTTTATATCCACCACACGTTATGTAGGAGAGTCGCATGAAATTAAAATCGTTCACTTTATTACTCTTGCCTTTAAGCCTTGCGTTAACCGCTCACGCAGAACCCCAATCTGTCGATGAAGCGAGCAAAAATGTTATTTCTTTTGGCACAGAAGTGTCCAAAGAAGTGGATTATGACGTAATGGCCGTGACACTTTTCATCAAAGAAGAAAATAAAAGCTTAAAAGCCTTAAACCAAACCATCAATGAAAAAGTCAATGTCGCCTTAGACGTGATTAAAAAACAAAGTGCGGTAGAAATTAAGAAAAATGCCCGTAACACACAAGTACGTTACGATGACAAAGGCAAACAAGCCGGCTGGGTTGAGCGTGCCGATTTAGTCTTAGAAAGCAAGGATTTTGTGGCACTGTCTCAAGTGATTTCTGACCTCAATGACACCTTCGCCATTGCCGAGGTGATGCAAAAACTCTCCAAAGAAGCTACGGCTAAATTTGAAGATGAAATGATGAAAAGTGCTTTAGCGCAATTCCAACATAAAGCCCAATTAATCCAAACTTCACTCAATGCAAAAGGCTATGAAATTCTCAATTTAAATTTGGATAGCCGAAATGAACTTCCCTATTTTGAAGGCCGCATGATGCCACTGTCTAAAGCGAGCGCATTCGCTTCAGAAAATGCAGATGAAGTTAACTTAGATAGCCACAGTAAGGCGGAATTAAAAGCGACAGTGAGCGCACAAATTAAGTTATTCAACTAATCTCTTTTTCCCGAAAGCGATTTTTTATAGAATGACAATGTTTTTTACGGTAAAGATTGCCGTAGAAATCTTCCTTTCAACAAATGAGGTAAACAATGAAAGTTGCAAAAAATGTGGTGGTAAGTATCGCTTATCAAGTTCGTACTGAAGACGGTGTGTTAGTGGATGAAGCACCGGCAAATCAACCGTTACAATATTTACAAGGTCATAATAACCTTGTGATCGGTTTAGAAAATGCCTTGGAAGGCAAATCGGTAGGTGACAAATTTGAAGTTCGTGTAAAACCGGAAGAAGGCTACGGTGAATACAATGAAAACATGGTACAACGCGTGCCGAAAGACGTTTTCGTTGGTGTAGATGATCTGGCGGTAGGCATGCGCTTTATTGCCGACACCGATATGGGACCGTTGCCTGTGGTCATTACGGAAGTGGGTGACAAGGATGTTGTCGTCGATGGTAACCATATGTTAGCCGGTCAAGAGTTACATTTCACGGTAGAAGTCATCGATACACGCGAAGCAACATTGGAAGAAATCGCACACGGCCATTTACACCAAGAAGGCGGTTGCTGCGGCGGTCATGACAGCGATGAAGAAGGCCATGGCTGCGGTTGTGGCGGTCATCACCACCATCATGATCACGCTCATGAGCACCATGAAGAAGCGCATGAAAGCCATGGTTGTGGCTGTGGATGTAACCACTAATCAACAAAAACAAATGAATGGCACCTCATTTTATTGTGATTGAGCGCCACCACTAAAAAGAATCCTAACGAGCAAACGCGCGTTAGGATTTTAATTTTCACAGGAGGATTCCTCCCCCGTAGCGTGCAACTTGTTGCACGACCAAACCACGCACTGAACGTTATTTAACCCTTTCTGGCATTCACGATTTCGTGCGTAGCGTGCAATCTTGATGCACGACCAAACCACGCACGGAACGTTATTTAACCCTTTCTGGCACTCATGATTTCGTGCAACAAGTTGCACGCTACGATTCAAAAAAAATCCTAACGGGCAAACGCACATTAGGATTTTATTTTCACAGGAGTGATTATTTTAATCCTGCCGCAGCACGTAAGTCTGCTGCGCGATCGATTTTTTCCCAAGGGAATTGTTCGCGACCAAAGTGGCCATAAGCCGCTGTTTGGCGATAAATCGGTTGGATTAAATCTAACATTTTAATTAACCCGTACGGACGTAAGTCAAAGAATTCACGCACTAAATTGACCAACAATTCATTGGCCACTTTACCTGTGCCGAAAGTTTCGATCATGATGGATGTCGGTTCAGCCACACCAATCGCATAGGAAAGTTGGATTTCACAACGATCGGCAAGACCGGCTGCAACAATGTTTTTCGCCACATAACGGGCAGCATAAGCAGCAGAGCGGTCAACTTTCGATGGGTCTTTACCGGAGAATGCACCGCCACCATGACGAGCTGCACCGCCGTAAGTATCCACAATAATTTTACGACCGGTTAAACCACAGTCCCCCATCGGGCCACCAATCACAAAACGGCCGGTTGGGTTGATAAAATATTTGGTGTCTTTGGATAACCATTGCGCCGGCAATACCGGTTTGATGATTTCTTCCATCACGCCTTCGTGCAAGTCTTTTTGGCTGATGGTTTCAGCATGTTGAGTAGAAAGCACCACGGCATCAATGCCGACAATGTTGTTATCTTCATATTTAAAGGTTAATTGGCTTTTCGCATCCGGGCGCAACCAATCTAATTTGCCACTTTTACGCACTTGTGCTTGGCGTTCCATTAAACGGTGCGCATAAGTGATAGCGGCCGGCATGAACACATCGGTTTCATTGGTGGCATAACCGAACATAATGCCTTGGTCGCCTGCGCCTTGATCTAACGGACTTTCACGATCCACGCCTTGGTTGATGTCGGCAGATTGTTTGCCAATCGCATTTAATACCGCGCAAGAACGACCATCAAAGCCCATTTCAGAGCTGGTGTAGCCAATATCGCAAATCACTTCACGCGCTAAGTTTTCAATATCAACCCAAGCAGAGGTGGTGATTTCACCGCCCACTAATGCCATCCCGGTTTTTACATAGGTTTCGCAGGCAACACGGGCTTTCGGATCTTGTTTAATGATTTCATCTAATACCGCATCAGAAATTTGATCGGCGATTTTATCCGGATGCCCTTCAGAAACGGACTCGGACGTAAATAAATATTGACTCATACTCTTCTCCAAAATAATTCTGTGTAATAACAAACGCAAAGATGTTTAGAGGGATTTACATCTAGACGGCTATAATACGCCTTTAGCCCTAAAACGCAAGGTAATTCAGGTGGGATTTTTATCGATTTTATGCGTAGCGTGCATCTTGATGCACGAACAAACCACACACGGAACGTAAAAAAACGACCGCACTTTGGGTGGAAAGTGCGGTCGATTTTCTTCTTATTTTAAATCTTCGGCTAAGCAAGGCTGAATTTTATTCAACATATCTTTCAGCACGCGCGGCGCGGCGGCAACAATATGACCGGCTTTTAAGTAGCCATGGCCGGCATGATAGTCGGTCACGATACCGCCGGCTTCACGAACGATTAAATCGCCAGCTGCCACATCCCAGGCTTTAATGCCATATTCAAAATAGCCGTCAACACGACCAGCTGCCACATAGCAAAGATCTAACGCTGCAGAACCGGTGCGACGGAAATCCGCCGCCTCTTCAATCAAGCTTTGCATCATATTGAATTGCATTGGCATATATTTAGCTTGTTTAAACGGAAAACCGGTGGCAAGTACAGCGCCGGATAAATCACGCTTATTTTCCACGCGTAAACGCAGGTCATTTAATTTTGCGCCTTCACCGCGCACGGCAGTGAATAATTCATTACGGATAGGATCGTAAACCACGCCAACTTCGGTGCGGCCTTTAACACGAATAGCAATAGAAACGGAGAAATGAGGCAAACCTTTTACAAAGTTTGTGGTGCCATCCAGCGGATCAATCACCCATTGAACATCGTTATCACTGCCCTCTAACGCACCGCTTTCTTCAGTGATGATGGTGTGGTTAGGGTAAGATTTTTTGATGACCTCAATAATGGCTTCTTCCGAAGCTTTATCGACATTAGTCACATAATCGTTTTTACCTTTTTCCATCGTGATGATGTCGTCACGACGCTCATAATTTTTTGCAATAATATTGCCTGCTTTTCGTGCTGCACGAATCGCGATATTTAACATAGGATTCATAGATTCCACCGGATTTTAAAGAACAAATTTGGGCTAAGAGTATAAGAGATTTGGAAGAAAATAGCTATCAGAAAAATTTTTAGAATTGTTGACTAAAAACAAAGGGTATTATGCTAAAATACGCGCCGTTTTCAGTCATACAATAAACATCATGTTAAAAAATATTCGAATTGTTTTAATTGAAACCTCGCACAGTGGCAATATCGGTTCTGCAGCGCGGGCAATGAAAACAATGGGATTAACCGATTTGGTGTTGGTGGCACCGAAACAAGGCATAGACGATCAAGCGATTGCGCTGGCTGCCGGTGCGGAAGATGTCGTGAAAAGTGCGGTTGTCGTCAACACTTTTTCCGAAGCTGTTGCCGATTGTTCTTTAGTAATTGGTACTAGCGCAAGATTGCGTCATTTGCAAAACTCGCTGATTGAACCGCGCGAATGTGGTGAAAAAGCCATTCATCATGCAATAAACGGAAAAGTCGCGATTGTCTTTGGGCGTGAACGTGTGGGATTGACCAATGAAGAATTGCTCAAATGCCACTATCACGTCACTATCCCTGCCAATCCTGATTATGCGTCGCTTAATCTTGCTATGGCAGTGCAATTGATCAGTTATGAAATACGCATGGCTTATTTAGCCACCACGACAGAAGCGAAAGCCACATCCGTCAATACCGATATTTATCCATCGATGCAGGAGCTGGAATATTTTTATCATCATACGGAGCAGCTTTATCAATCCCTTGGCTTTATTCAAAATCAAGGGGTTATGCAAAAACTCCGTCGTTTATACGGTCGTGCCGAGTTGGAAAAAACAGAGCTCAATATTCTGCTCGGAATGCTAAGTGCGGTGAGAAAAAAGCTTAAATCGTAAAAGAATAATAGTTGACTGTAAAAGTCAACAATGTAAGATTTCTTTGTTTAGTTTATTATTTAGGAACATAAAAGATGAAATTAACCTCAAAAGGTCGTTATGCAGTCACCGCAATTCTTGACATTGCCATTCATGCCAATGATGGGCCCGTAAGTTTATCTGATATTTCCGAGCGCCAAAACATTTCTCTTTCTTACTTAGAACAATTATTCGCTAAGCTACGTCGCAATCATTTAGTTAAAAGCGTACGCGGCCCAGGCGGTGGTTATAAATTGGGTTATGCGCCTGATGAAATTTCCATCGGCATGATCATCGCTGCTGTTAATGAAAATATCGATACCACCAAATGCCTAGGGAAAGGTAATTGCCAAAATGGAAGCGAATGTCTCACACACAAATTATGGGACAAACTTAGCCAACGCATTGCCGATTTTCTCAATGAAATTACTTTGGCGGAATTGGTTTCTCAACATAAAGAGAAACAAAATGTTCGTCATCATAAACACGAGGATTTTGAAAATCTACTCGTGATTACAAATGCCCCACAACATAGCTAGAAGTGTGGTTTAAAATAAAACTATTTAGGAGTGAATAATGAAATTACCTATTTATTTGGATTATGCGGCGACTTGTCCGGTGGACGAACGCGTTGCAAAAAAAATGATGGAATATTTAACCATTGACGGTGTGTTCGGCAACCCGGCATCGCGTTCCCATAAATTCGGCTGGCAAGCAGAAGAGGCCGTTGATATTGCACGTAATCAAATTGCCGATCTCATTGGTGCGGATTCTCGTGAAATTGTGTTCACTTCCGGTGCAACAGAATCAGACAACTTGGCGATCAAAGGTGCGGCGCATTTTTATCAAACCAAAGGCAAGCACATTATCACTTGCAAAACCGAGCATAAAGCGGTGTTGGACACTTGCCGCCAATTAGAACGTGAAGGCTTTGAAGTCACCTATTTAGAACCGGAATCCGATGGCTTAATCGATTTAGAAAAATTCAAAGCAGCATTGCGTCCGGATACCATTTTGGCGTCTATCATGCACGTGAATAACGAAATCGGCGTGATTCAGGATATTCAAGCTATCGGCGAATTATGTCGTGCGAATAAAACCATTTTCCATGTAGATGCCACCCAAAGCGTGGGCAAAGTGGAGATTAACCTTGCCGAATTACCGGTGGATTTAATGTCCATGTCCAGCCACAAATTATACGGACCAAAAGGGATCGGTGCGTTATATGTTCGCCGTAAACCACGTATCCGCTTAGAAGCCATTATTCACGGCGGCGGTCATGAGCGCGGTATGCGTTCCGGGACATTGCCTGTTCATCAAATCGTTGGGATGGGTGAAGCCTACCGCATCGCAAAAGAAGAAATGGCAACAGAAATTCCACGCATTAAAGCCCTTCGCGATCGTTTATACAACGGTTTAAAAGATATCGAAGAAACCTACGTTAACGGCTCCATGGAACACCGTGTCGCCAACAACCTCAACATCAGTTTCAATTATGTGGAAGGTGAATCTTTAATGATGGCGTTACGCGACATTGCGGTATCTTCCGGCTCCGCGTGTACCTCTGCAAGCCTAGAACCGTCTTATGTGTTACGTGCGTTAGGGCGCAATGATGAATTGGCGCACAGCTCGATTCGTTTCACCTTAGGCCGCTTCACCACCGAAGAAGAAATCGACTACACCATCAGCTTAATGAAAAGTGCAGTGGAAAAATTACGCGCATTGTCTCCGCTTTGGGATATGTTCAAAGAAGGCATCGATTTAAACACCATTGAGTGGGCTGCCCACTAATTTGACGGGCGGAGCAAACCGCCCAATAAAAAGAGTATTTTAGGAAGGAACAAAAAATGGCATACAGCGAAAAAGTGATCGATCATTATGAAAATCCACGTAACGTGGGTTCTATGGACAAAAAAGACAGCGCCGTCGGCACCGGCATGGTGGGCGCACCGGCATGCGGTGACGTGATGCAATTACAAATTCGTGTAAATGACGAAGGTATTATCGAAGACGCCAAATTCAAAACCTACGGCTGCGGTTCCGCAATCGCTTCCAGCTCGTTAATCACTGAATGGGTGAAAGGTAAATCCTTAGAAGAAGCAGGTGCAATCAAAAACAGCCAAATTGCTGAAGAACTCGAATTACCGCCGGTGAAAGTACACTGCTCTATTTTGGCAGAAGATGCCATCAAAGCAGCGATTGCTGATTACAAAGCAAAAAAAGGCTCTTAAGACAATAAAAGTGCGGTCAGTTTTCAACGCATTTTTTAAATGCTGAGAAAACGAACCGCACTTTGTCTTTTCCTTAAGTCAGGAAAGACGATAATGACGAATAGAGTATTTTGATATCCTGAGTGTTACTTCCGTCTACTTATAACACCGCGAACCCCTTAAGTAGCATTTGATTTTGGAGAAATAAAATATGTCAGTCACATTAACCGAAAGCGCAGCAAATCGCGCCAGAACATTTTTAGAAAAACGCGGGAAAGGGATTGGTTTACGTTTGGGGATCAAAACTTCCGGCTGCTCCGGCTTGTCTTATATGCTGGAGTTCGTGGACACATTAAACGAAGACGATCAAGTGTTTGAACAACATGGCGTAAAAGTGATCGTGGACACCAAAAGTCTCGTGTATTTAGATGGCACCCAATTAGACTTTGTCAAAGAAGGCCTAAATGAAGGCTTCAAATTCACCAACCCGAACGTCAAAGACGAATGCGGCTGCGGTGAAAGTTTTAACGTGTAATCGAGATGATGATGAATAATCCTTTTGCTTTATTTGATTTGCCCGTAGCTTTTCAGGTGGACAGCGCGTTATTAAATGAGCGTTATTTAGCGCTGCAAAAATCCCTTCATCCGGATAATTTTTCAGCGGCCTCTGCGCAAGAACAACGCCTTGCCATGCAAAAGTCAGCGGAAATTAATGATGCGCTGCGTATTTTAAAAGACCCGATTGCACGCGCCGACAGTATCATTGCCCTCAATACCGGCGAACAAGAAAACCAGGAAGAAAAAAGCAACAAAGACATTGGTTTTCTGATGCAGCAAATGGAATGGCGTGAAACCCTAGAAAATATTGAAAACCGTAAAGACACGGATGAATTAACCGCATTTGCCCAAGAAATTAACCAAATCCGTCATGCCATTTTAAGCGAATTATCCACCGCACTTGATACACAACAATGGGACATCGCACAGGCAATAACAGACAAATTACGTTTTATCAAAAAACTTCAAACAGAAATTGAGCGAGTTGAAGAGACTCTTTTAGATTTTTAATGTAAAGCATATCGAGAAACAACATGGCGTTACTTCAAATTGCAGAGCCGGGACAAAGTGCCGCACCCCATCAACAAAAACTTGCCGTGGGCATCGATCTCGGCACCACAAACTCCCTGATTGCTACCGTACGCAACGGCCACAGTGATGTTTTATTGGACGAACAAAATCGCCCGTTATTGCCCTCTGTTGTGCATTTTGGCAAAGATGACAACGTGATTGTCGGCTACGAAGCCGCCGAACTTGCCACGCAAGATCCGCAAAATACGGTGATTTCCGTCAAACGCTTAATCGGTCGCAGTCTTGCGGATATTCAACAACGTTATCCGAATTTACCTTATCAATTTGTCGCCAGTGAAAACGGTTTGCCTTTATTAGCAACACACCAAGGTGTACGTAGCCCGATTGAAATTTCCGCAGAAATACTGAAAAAATTGACCGCACTTGGTGAGCAACGCTTGGGCGGAAACCTTGTCGGCGCAGTAATTACTGTGCCTGCCTATTTTGATGATGCACAACGCCAAAGTACCAAAGACGCGGCGAAATTGGCAGGGCTCAATGTTCTGCGTTTATTAAACGAACCGACTGCGGCAGCCATTGCGTACGGCTTGGATAGCGGACAAGAAGGCGTGATTGCCGTGTATGATTTAGGCGGTGGCACCTTTGATATTTCCATTTTGCGCCTCTCCCGCGGCGTGTTTGAAGTGTTGGCGACCGGCGGCGACACGGCGCTAGGCGGTGATGATTTCGATTTGGTCTTAGCTAATTGGATTATCGAACAGTCTACCGTAAAACCGGAAAATGACAGCCAATATCGCGAACTGATTGAATTAGCTAATCACGTTAAAGTGGAATTAACTCACGTAACGGAAGCTAAAATTCAGTATCGCAATTGGCTTGGCAACATCAGCCGAGAACAATTTAACGAACTGATTCAACCGTTGGTTAAACGTTCTTTACTTGCTTGTCGTCGCGCCTTAAAAGATGCCGGTGTAGAAGCGGAAGAGGTGAATGAAGTGGTGATGGTGGGCGGTTCTACCCGAGTGCCTTATGTGCGCGAACAAGTGGGCGAATTTTTCCAAAAACAACCGCTGACCTCTATCGATCCCGATAAAGTGGTCGCTCTTGGCGCGGCCATTCAAGCGGATATTCTTGCCGGCAACAAACCGGATTCTGAGCTATTGTTGTTGGATGTCATTCCACTTTCTCTCGGCATCGAAACCATGGGCGGTTTGGTGGAAAAAATTATTCCGCGCAACACCACTATTCCTGTGGCGCGTGCGCAAGAATTCACCACCTTCAAAGACGGACAAACCGCAATGTCGGTGCATATCGTACAAGGTGAACGGGAACTGGTGAACGATTGCCGTTCTCTTGCACGCTTCACGCTGCGCGGCATTCCACCGATGGCGGCGGGTGCTGCACATATTCGCGTGACCTACCAAGTGGATGCCGATGGATTGCTTAGTGTTACCGCCATGGAAAAAACCACTGGTGTCCAATCCTCTATTCAGGTGAAGCCGTCTTATGGTTTAACGGACGATGAAATTGCCAACATGCTAAAAGCCTCCATGGAAAACGCCAAAGAGGATATTCAAGCGCGTTTATTGGCGGAACAGCGCGTAGAAGCGGAACGTGTACTGGAAAGCGTACGCTCTGCTCTGGCACAAGATTATGATTTATTAGATGACGACGAATTAAGTGCGGTCAAAAACGCGATTATTTCGTTAGAACAATTAAAACAGCAGGATGATTCCCTTGCCATCAAACAAGGCATCAAAGCGCTGGATTTAGCAACGCAGGAATTTGCTGCCCGTCGTATGGATAAATCCATTCGCACTGCGTTAGCAGGTCACTCCGTTGACGATATTGTAGGAAAGTAAGGATGTTAAAATGCCAAAAGTGATTTTTTTACCCAATGAAGAATTTTGCCCGGAAGGCATGGTGGTTGATGCCGCTGCTGGCGACAATTTGCTTGAATTGGCGCTCAATGCCGGCGTAGAAATTCACCATGCATGCGATGGCTCTTGCGCTTGCACCACATGCCATGTGGTAGTGCGTGAAGGAGGCGATTCTTTAAATGAACCAAGCGATCAAGAAGAAGATATGTTAGATAAAGCCTGGGGCTTAGAAATGGACAGCCGCTTGTCTTGCCAATGTATTGTCGGTGATGAAGACTTAGTCGTCGAAATCCCGAAATACAACATTAACCACGCAAACGAGGCAGCCCACTAATGAAATGGACGGACGCCCAACTCATTGCC belongs to Aggregatibacter sp. 2125159857 and includes:
- a CDS encoding IscS subfamily cysteine desulfurase codes for the protein MKLPIYLDYAATCPVDERVAKKMMEYLTIDGVFGNPASRSHKFGWQAEEAVDIARNQIADLIGADSREIVFTSGATESDNLAIKGAAHFYQTKGKHIITCKTEHKAVLDTCRQLEREGFEVTYLEPESDGLIDLEKFKAALRPDTILASIMHVNNEIGVIQDIQAIGELCRANKTIFHVDATQSVGKVEINLAELPVDLMSMSSHKLYGPKGIGALYVRRKPRIRLEAIIHGGGHERGMRSGTLPVHQIVGMGEAYRIAKEEMATEIPRIKALRDRLYNGLKDIEETYVNGSMEHRVANNLNISFNYVEGESLMMALRDIAVSSGSACTSASLEPSYVLRALGRNDELAHSSIRFTLGRFTTEEEIDYTISLMKSAVEKLRALSPLWDMFKEGIDLNTIEWAAH
- the iscU gene encoding Fe-S cluster assembly scaffold IscU, whose amino-acid sequence is MAYSEKVIDHYENPRNVGSMDKKDSAVGTGMVGAPACGDVMQLQIRVNDEGIIEDAKFKTYGCGSAIASSSLITEWVKGKSLEEAGAIKNSQIAEELELPPVKVHCSILAEDAIKAAIADYKAKKGS
- the iscA gene encoding iron-sulfur cluster assembly protein IscA, with product MSVTLTESAANRARTFLEKRGKGIGLRLGIKTSGCSGLSYMLEFVDTLNEDDQVFEQHGVKVIVDTKSLVYLDGTQLDFVKEGLNEGFKFTNPNVKDECGCGESFNV
- the hscB gene encoding Fe-S protein assembly co-chaperone HscB yields the protein MNNPFALFDLPVAFQVDSALLNERYLALQKSLHPDNFSAASAQEQRLAMQKSAEINDALRILKDPIARADSIIALNTGEQENQEEKSNKDIGFLMQQMEWRETLENIENRKDTDELTAFAQEINQIRHAILSELSTALDTQQWDIAQAITDKLRFIKKLQTEIERVEETLLDF
- the hscA gene encoding Fe-S protein assembly chaperone HscA, producing MALLQIAEPGQSAAPHQQKLAVGIDLGTTNSLIATVRNGHSDVLLDEQNRPLLPSVVHFGKDDNVIVGYEAAELATQDPQNTVISVKRLIGRSLADIQQRYPNLPYQFVASENGLPLLATHQGVRSPIEISAEILKKLTALGEQRLGGNLVGAVITVPAYFDDAQRQSTKDAAKLAGLNVLRLLNEPTAAAIAYGLDSGQEGVIAVYDLGGGTFDISILRLSRGVFEVLATGGDTALGGDDFDLVLANWIIEQSTVKPENDSQYRELIELANHVKVELTHVTEAKIQYRNWLGNISREQFNELIQPLVKRSLLACRRALKDAGVEAEEVNEVVMVGGSTRVPYVREQVGEFFQKQPLTSIDPDKVVALGAAIQADILAGNKPDSELLLLDVIPLSLGIETMGGLVEKIIPRNTTIPVARAQEFTTFKDGQTAMSVHIVQGERELVNDCRSLARFTLRGIPPMAAGAAHIRVTYQVDADGLLSVTAMEKTTGVQSSIQVKPSYGLTDDEIANMLKASMENAKEDIQARLLAEQRVEAERVLESVRSALAQDYDLLDDDELSAVKNAIISLEQLKQQDDSLAIKQGIKALDLATQEFAARRMDKSIRTALAGHSVDDIVGK
- the fdx gene encoding ISC system 2Fe-2S type ferredoxin; this encodes MPKVIFLPNEEFCPEGMVVDAAAGDNLLELALNAGVEIHHACDGSCACTTCHVVVREGGDSLNEPSDQEEDMLDKAWGLEMDSRLSCQCIVGDEDLVVEIPKYNINHANEAAH